The DNA window ACGTGAATGACGACGACTCGGTTCGCCGGGGCGTCGGGACGGTGCTCGACGCGGGGGGCAGGATCGACGTCCTCGTGAACAACGCGGGTATCGGAGGCGGCGGGGCCATTGAAGACGTCCCACTCGACTTCGCCAAGGGCATGTTCGAGACGAACTACTTCGGTGCGATCCGAATGATCCAGGCGGTCCTCCCCGATATGCGGGCGCGCCGCGCCGGCACAATCGTCAATGTCAGCTCCATGGCCGGACGCGTGGCGCTCGCGAGCCAGGGGCACTACTCCGCGGCCAAGCACGCACTGGGAGCCGCCAGCCTGATCCTCGCCCAAGAGGTGGGGGCGTTCGGTATCCGGGTCGTCGTGATCGAGCCCGGCGTGGTGCGCACGCCCATCTGGAACAAGGCGAAACGCTTCACCGATGACGCGTCACCCTACTACGATCACAGACGCCGTCTGGGAATGCTGTTTGAGAGGATTCTGACGCGGAACCCGACGCTGCCCGAGGAAGTGGCCGAGGTGATCGGACACGCCATCGCCACCGACCGACCCCGTCTGCGCTACCTGGTGGGCGCGGACGCCGAGGCGCTCGTACGTGGCCGCGAGGCGCTCTCGGACGAAGAGGTGATAGCAGACGCCACTGCGGTGACCGATGCCGAGCACATCGAGACGATGCGGCGTCGATACGGTATCGATCTATCGTAAAGATTCGGCGCTGAGACGCGTCATCGCCCGGCCTTGCGCCCCCAGGCCGTCACCATCGTGAACGAGGTCGCCACGCCCCCGGGTGCGTCGAGGGCCTCCAGAGCGGCATCGAGGCGGCGCGCGGCTATCAGGCCGCCGGCGACCACGCGATCCCGCACCTGTTCGAACGTCAGCCGAAAGAACTCGACCTCAGGAGTTCCGCAGCGAAGGCGGTGCGCCACGCGGCTCGAGCCCACTTCGGTCAACCCGGCTGCCGCCAGGGCTTCGGGCAGCGCGCGGCCGTAGTCCGGGACAGCGCCGGTTCCTTCGGTCAACGCGCGCAACGCCGTGAGCGCCTCGGCGAACGCCGTTTGGGGCGGGTCCACACCCGCGCTTGACCAGTCGGTGTCTTCGGCCACCAGCCACCCGCCCGAGCGCAGGCCTCCGACCATGTTCGCCAGCGCTCGCTTTCGATCCGGAAGGTGCTTGAGCAGCAGGCGCGCGTGCACGAGGTCGAACGCATCCGCGGGTAGATCGTCCGAGATAATGTTGTGGCGCCTGACCTCCAAGTTCGGGTGCCCGCCGGGATCGAGGTTGCGAATGTCGATGTCCGTGGCGACGACGAAGCCATCGGGGGCGACACGACGCGCCAGCCAGCGCGCTATCGAGCCGGAGCCGGCGCCTGCCTCCAGGCAACGGCACCCCCGTTCGATCCCGCACCGCTCTAACGCCGCGATGGTTCCCGGATCCCACAGCCGCTCGAGCGTGACGAGCCGGTGACGCTCGCGCTCCCACGTGTGCGGGTACAGGTAGTCGGTCATCGCGAACACCCGTGGGCGTCGGGCCGCCTCATGACGCCTCGCGCCTCGACTGAACTAGTCCAAATACTGCTCTATTGAGCAGATAGATCATCGTGCCCAACGGTGAATTGTGGGTAAAACTAAGCGAAAGGAGGGACACACATGCGAATACCAATGGCATTTGTCCTTGCCATCATTCTGATCCCGGCCCTTGGACTCGCCGGAGTCGGCCAAGCCCAGGCTCAACCCCTGCAAGTCTCGCCGGTCCCCATCTGGGGTATCGTGCTGGGGACGGTCATCGTCGCCGGGCTCCTCTACCTGCTCGTGCACGGCCCTGACGATGTCTACTACCGGTATCCCTACTACGGTGAATACTACCAATATTACTACCGTCCGTATTACCGGCCGTACATAGGCTACTATGTCGCGTCCGGGCCGATCATCGTAGTCGCGCCGGCGATTGCCGGGGTCGTGCTTGGGGTCGTCGTCGTCAACAATTTCGAATACATCCTGACACGTGACGACTACGGACATCTGTATCGCTATCCCTACTACGGCCCGTACCGCCAGTACTATTATCGAGCAACGTATCGGCCGTACACGGGCACCTATGCGAGAATCTATCAGAGTGCTCCGCTGCGGCAGGGTGATCGCCGCTGGGACACTGACAGGCGAGATCTTGCACCGGCCTTCCAACGCCCGCAGAGGCAGCCGAACCCAGGCTACCAACGGCCTCAGCACGAGCGGCAGCCCAATCCAAGCGAGAATGGTGGTCGGGGCAACTCGGGCGGCCCCCGCAACCCCGAGCAGAGGTGCGGACACCCCCAGGATCAGCCCTGCCCCAACGACAAACCGCATCAGTAACACTCGGCATTCTGGCATCGGCCCCGTCTGGAGCCCACGGTAAGCACAGACGGGGCCGAGCCGTTTCTCGTCTCGACGGAGCGAACGCCCCGAGGCGCCTCACGCGGCACGAGTTCAGCCGAAAAGAGCGCTTGTGCCATTTATGTCCATGCCGAGTGAACATGCCGCGCGCGCAGACGCGGTGCGAGGATTGACTTTCGCGGCGCGTCACCTAAAATGAGGGCATGGAACGACGACCGATAGTGGACCTGCGGCGCTCGTTTGGAGGCCGCGTGCATGAGGCGCGACGAGCTGCTCGGATCAGCCAGGCGGAGCTCGCGAAGCGCCTCGGACTGCGGAGCGGTGTGGCCGTCGGAGATTGGGAGCGCGGTAAGGCGCTCCCAAAGTTCGAGACGTTCATGCGCCTGTGCGAGGCCCTTAACCAATCGCCCGCGTATTTCATCGAGGGGTACCGCGACCGGCCGGCCAAGGGGCGTGTCGAGACGATCCAGGATGCCGTCGACACGCTCGAAGCGAAACTGGGGCAGCGCCATCTCGAACTGATTCACCGTCTCGAGCACCTCCCTGTGGAGATCGGGCGCAGTATCGCTCCCGAGGAGCTTCGCGCGGCGCTCGAGCAGATGCGCTGCGACGATCCGGCGACTGTGGAAGCGCGACTCGGCGCGGCCCTCCCGCAGCGTCACGGCGGCCGTGACGATCAGTCCTCGCTGGCGCGCGAGGCGTTCCGGCAGGGGTGGGAAGCAGCGCACGATGAGGTCCGCCAGTGGCTGCACCGGCGGGGCCGCGCCGTGTGACCATCTCGCGGTTGTTCGTCTACGGAACGTTGAGAGATGACGCGGTGGTCCAGGAACTCCTGGGCCACCGCTTGTTTGGGCGGCCGGCGGTGCTCACCGGATTCCGCCGGACGGTCGACCCGGCGATCGGATATCCCGTGATCCATCCCGCACCAGACGCGACGGTCCCCGGGACGCTGCTCGACGGCGTAGACACGGAGGC is part of the bacterium genome and encodes:
- a CDS encoding gamma-glutamylcyclotransferase family protein, with the translated sequence MTISRLFVYGTLRDDAVVQELLGHRLFGRPAVLTGFRRTVDPAIGYPVIHPAPDATVPGTLLDGVDTEALAILDAYEGIHYRRITVEVVTLDGRALDAYVYVPAAV
- a CDS encoding SDR family oxidoreductase, with the protein product MSVALITGTSTGIGRATALHLARLGFGVYAGLRTVESGAELMQSARAESLRLAPVVLDVNDDDSVRRGVGTVLDAGGRIDVLVNNAGIGGGGAIEDVPLDFAKGMFETNYFGAIRMIQAVLPDMRARRAGTIVNVSSMAGRVALASQGHYSAAKHALGAASLILAQEVGAFGIRVVVIEPGVVRTPIWNKAKRFTDDASPYYDHRRRLGMLFERILTRNPTLPEEVAEVIGHAIATDRPRLRYLVGADAEALVRGREALSDEEVIADATAVTDAEHIETMRRRYGIDLS
- a CDS encoding methyltransferase, with protein sequence MTDYLYPHTWERERHRLVTLERLWDPGTIAALERCGIERGCRCLEAGAGSGSIARWLARRVAPDGFVVATDIDIRNLDPGGHPNLEVRRHNIISDDLPADAFDLVHARLLLKHLPDRKRALANMVGGLRSGGWLVAEDTDWSSAGVDPPQTAFAEALTALRALTEGTGAVPDYGRALPEALAAAGLTEVGSSRVAHRLRCGTPEVEFFRLTFEQVRDRVVAGGLIAARRLDAALEALDAPGGVATSFTMVTAWGRKAGR
- a CDS encoding helix-turn-helix domain-containing protein, translated to MERRPIVDLRRSFGGRVHEARRAARISQAELAKRLGLRSGVAVGDWERGKALPKFETFMRLCEALNQSPAYFIEGYRDRPAKGRVETIQDAVDTLEAKLGQRHLELIHRLEHLPVEIGRSIAPEELRAALEQMRCDDPATVEARLGAALPQRHGGRDDQSSLAREAFRQGWEAAHDEVRQWLHRRGRAV